From Enterococcus wangshanyuanii, the proteins below share one genomic window:
- a CDS encoding PadR family transcriptional regulator, with amino-acid sequence MIGSDAIRGYNDTFILSVLQEGDSYGYAISKRITEISDNNYSIKETTLYSAFNRLEKNGFITSFPGEVTHGKKRTYYKMTPAGKEYLAEKIVEWQLTKKVVERFID; translated from the coding sequence ATGATTGGCAGCGACGCAATCAGAGGATACAACGATACGTTCATTTTATCTGTTTTACAAGAAGGCGATTCATACGGATACGCCATCTCTAAGCGAATCACTGAAATTTCCGATAACAATTATTCAATTAAAGAGACAACATTGTATTCAGCATTCAATCGGCTGGAAAAAAATGGATTCATCACATCATTTCCTGGAGAAGTAACTCATGGGAAAAAGAGAACATACTATAAAATGACACCAGCTGGAAAAGAATACCTGGCAGAAAAAATAGTAGAATGGCAGCTGACTAAGAAAGTTGTCGAACGTTTTATCGACTAA
- a CDS encoding uracil-xanthine permease family protein: MSESYSKKSALTVGPNDELSMGQSLLLGIQHVLAMDVYVVPFIIASIIGLTTKESSALIQSTFIAAGLATIIQSYFCMKLPVAQGPSFIPIGAVAGIYFANSQNGQGWGTVLGAGLIGAVLVIVLGLTGIFNRLIKAFVPPIVGGTIIFIVGLSLMPVALNDNVFNASGDLGQNILLAIIAAASLILFAMIGSRFPGKGRIFRISSVILALIIGSFAAKMMGVLDLSAVSKASLISVPRLPFVDFSFSFDVSSILTMVIIYVVLMAETTGTWFAVSNVCEEPLTDENINRGVIGEGIGCLIASLLGTTPVTGYSTNAGIISITGVASKKVFVAAGAWFVVFGLSGKLSTLISSIPSPVIGGVFVVVCGIISISGIKVIKEVEINEKEMYVIAIPMILTLALTLIPEEFIQSLPQFLQYLFGSSVATASIAAILLNRLLPSEKSAKPEKITEMDSSEAAQLN, from the coding sequence ATGTCAGAATCATACTCTAAAAAATCAGCATTGACCGTTGGGCCAAATGATGAACTTTCTATGGGGCAGTCCTTGCTTTTAGGAATTCAGCATGTGTTAGCGATGGATGTTTATGTCGTTCCTTTTATTATTGCTTCAATTATTGGTTTGACAACAAAAGAATCATCCGCATTGATTCAGTCTACTTTTATCGCAGCAGGATTGGCAACGATCATCCAATCTTATTTTTGTATGAAATTGCCTGTAGCGCAAGGGCCATCTTTTATTCCAATTGGTGCGGTAGCCGGTATTTACTTTGCAAATAGTCAAAATGGTCAAGGCTGGGGAACTGTTTTGGGAGCTGGCCTGATCGGAGCTGTACTTGTGATCGTTTTAGGACTTACAGGCATTTTCAATCGTCTGATCAAAGCTTTTGTACCGCCGATCGTGGGTGGAACCATTATTTTTATTGTAGGCTTATCTTTGATGCCTGTGGCTTTAAACGATAATGTTTTCAATGCATCTGGCGATTTAGGGCAAAATATATTATTGGCTATCATTGCAGCGGCTTCTCTTATTTTATTTGCGATGATCGGATCACGTTTTCCTGGTAAAGGCCGAATTTTTCGAATCTCTTCCGTGATATTAGCATTGATCATTGGTTCTTTTGCGGCTAAAATGATGGGCGTACTAGACTTATCAGCAGTTTCAAAAGCATCATTGATCAGCGTTCCAAGGTTACCTTTTGTTGATTTTAGTTTTTCATTTGATGTATCTTCAATTTTAACAATGGTCATTATTTATGTTGTGTTGATGGCTGAAACAACAGGTACGTGGTTTGCAGTCAGCAATGTTTGTGAGGAGCCATTGACAGATGAAAATATCAATCGTGGAGTTATTGGTGAGGGGATCGGTTGCTTGATTGCTTCATTACTGGGAACGACACCCGTTACTGGTTATTCGACAAATGCTGGAATTATTTCAATTACTGGTGTAGCTAGTAAAAAAGTGTTTGTAGCAGCTGGGGCTTGGTTTGTTGTTTTTGGTTTATCCGGAAAGCTGTCTACTTTGATTTCGTCTATTCCTTCTCCTGTCATTGGCGGCGTATTTGTTGTAGTTTGCGGGATCATTTCAATTAGTGGGATCAAGGTGATCAAGGAAGTGGAGATCAATGAAAAAGAAATGTATGTGATCGCGATCCCGATGATTTTAACCTTAGCATTGACCTTGATTCCTGAAGAGTTTATTCAATCATTACCGCAATTTTTACAATATTTATTTGGTTCATCTGTTGCAACAGCTTCGATCGCAGCAATTCTCTTGAATCGGTTACTGCCTTCTGAAAAGTCAGCAAAGCCAGAAAAGATAACAGAAATGGATTCAAGCGAGGCAGCACAGCTTAATTGA
- a CDS encoding histidine phosphatase family protein, whose amino-acid sequence MNKPTVLYIIRHGKTMFNTIGRTQGWSDTPLTKEGEKVIHSLGIGLKEIPFKEAYSSDSGRAMQTARIILQEHTQGATIPYATDSRIREWCFGSLDGGYDGELWGVVPRILAFKNYEDMMTNRISYKDLAEAIIAADTADWAEPYEKIKERVWNGFEDIAHRREKDGGGNVMIVSHGLTISFLLSLIDSSLPMQIGLENGSVTKLIYENGRFTIDTVNDVHYIEDGQKQSSNN is encoded by the coding sequence ATGAATAAACCAACGGTGCTATACATTATCCGCCACGGAAAAACCATGTTCAACACAATCGGTCGAACACAAGGATGGTCAGACACTCCTTTGACAAAAGAAGGGGAAAAGGTGATCCATTCTTTAGGTATTGGTTTAAAAGAAATCCCTTTTAAGGAAGCCTATTCTAGTGATAGTGGCCGAGCAATGCAAACTGCCCGTATTATTTTACAAGAACATACACAGGGAGCCACAATTCCTTATGCGACAGATAGTCGGATTCGGGAATGGTGTTTTGGTTCTCTAGACGGCGGCTATGATGGTGAATTATGGGGAGTTGTTCCGCGAATATTAGCGTTTAAAAATTATGAAGACATGATGACGAATCGGATCAGCTATAAAGACTTAGCCGAGGCGATTATCGCAGCAGATACAGCTGATTGGGCAGAACCTTACGAAAAAATCAAAGAACGTGTTTGGAACGGCTTTGAAGATATTGCGCATAGAAGAGAAAAAGATGGCGGCGGTAACGTCATGATCGTTTCTCACGGCTTGACGATCTCATTCTTGCTGTCGTTGATCGATTCCAGTTTACCAATGCAGATTGGTCTAGAAAATGGCAGTGTGACTAAATTGATTTATGAAAATGGCCGATTTACGATCGACACTGTCAATGACGTCCATTACATCGAAGATGGCCAAAAACAGTCGTCGAACAACTAA
- the thiD gene encoding bifunctional hydroxymethylpyrimidine kinase/phosphomethylpyrimidine kinase, producing MIKKVLTVAGSDSSGGAGIQADLKTFEEYGTFGFSALTSIVTMDPDEGWSHLVTPIEPDLVEKQLKTIFAGAPLDAMKTGMLGTIEAIEITRSYIDKFSMENIVIDPVMACKGTSELLQPENVAAMTRLLLPKATITTPNLVEAGILSEMGDLTSVEQMKEAAKKILNLGPKNVVIKGGHRLNTDKAIDLFYDGSEFTIFEEELFATDFNHGAGCTFAAAVTAGLAKGYSVEKSVALAKKFVAAAIKNGQKINPFLGHVWHGAYNHAEDRMNEK from the coding sequence ATGATCAAAAAAGTATTGACTGTTGCTGGTTCTGATTCTAGTGGCGGGGCCGGTATTCAGGCAGATTTAAAAACATTTGAAGAGTATGGCACATTTGGTTTCTCTGCTTTGACAAGTATTGTGACAATGGATCCAGATGAAGGTTGGAGTCATTTAGTTACACCTATTGAACCAGATTTAGTTGAAAAACAGCTTAAAACGATTTTTGCAGGGGCACCACTTGATGCAATGAAAACCGGAATGCTGGGAACGATCGAAGCAATCGAGATCACTCGATCATATATCGATAAATTTTCGATGGAAAATATCGTTATCGATCCAGTTATGGCTTGTAAAGGAACAAGTGAGTTGCTACAGCCGGAAAATGTAGCTGCTATGACTCGTTTACTTTTACCTAAAGCAACTATCACTACACCTAATTTAGTAGAAGCTGGGATTCTATCCGAAATGGGAGATCTGACTTCTGTTGAACAAATGAAAGAAGCAGCAAAAAAGATCCTAAACCTAGGACCTAAAAATGTTGTTATCAAGGGCGGACACCGTTTAAATACAGATAAAGCGATCGATTTGTTTTATGATGGCTCTGAGTTCACAATCTTTGAAGAAGAACTTTTTGCCACTGATTTTAACCACGGCGCAGGCTGTACATTTGCTGCGGCTGTTACAGCTGGTCTTGCAAAAGGTTATTCTGTAGAAAAATCAGTTGCTTTAGCGAAAAAATTCGTAGCGGCTGCCATTAAAAACGGTCAAAAAATCAATCCTTTTCTTGGTCATGTTTGGCACGGTGCTTATAACCATGCCGAAGACCGGATGAATGAAAAGTAA
- the guaC gene encoding GMP reductase, protein MKVFDYEDVQLIPNKCIVDSRSECDTTVKLGNHSFKMPVVPANMQTIVDDKIAEFLAENNYFYIMHRFDESARIPFIERMQAKKLITSISVGVKEREYQFVEELAQRNLVPDYVTIDIAHGHSNAVINMIQHLKKLLPNTFVIAGNVGTPEAVRELENAGADATKVGIGPGKVCITKIKTGFGTGGWQLAALRWCAKAARKPIIADGGIRTPGDIAKSVRFGATMVMIGSLFAGHEESPGETKVENGVVYKEYFGSASEFQKGEKKNVEGKKIWIQHKGSLVDTLVEMQQDLQSSISYAGGRDLEAIRKVDYVIVKNSIFNGDTI, encoded by the coding sequence ATGAAAGTTTTTGATTACGAAGATGTCCAGTTGATCCCGAATAAATGTATCGTGGATAGTCGCTCAGAGTGTGATACAACGGTCAAGCTAGGAAACCATAGCTTTAAAATGCCAGTTGTACCGGCGAATATGCAAACGATCGTGGATGACAAAATCGCAGAATTTTTAGCTGAAAATAACTATTTTTATATCATGCATCGTTTTGATGAAAGTGCACGAATTCCCTTTATTGAAAGAATGCAAGCGAAAAAATTGATCACTTCGATCAGTGTTGGCGTGAAAGAAAGAGAATACCAGTTTGTTGAAGAGTTAGCTCAACGTAACTTAGTTCCAGATTATGTAACGATCGATATTGCTCATGGTCATTCTAATGCGGTGATCAATATGATCCAACATTTAAAAAAACTTTTACCGAATACTTTTGTGATTGCTGGGAATGTCGGTACACCAGAAGCAGTCCGTGAGTTGGAAAATGCCGGGGCAGATGCGACAAAAGTCGGTATCGGACCAGGAAAAGTCTGTATTACTAAAATCAAAACAGGTTTTGGGACTGGCGGCTGGCAATTGGCAGCATTACGTTGGTGCGCCAAAGCAGCTAGAAAACCGATCATTGCAGATGGCGGGATCAGAACGCCGGGAGATATTGCTAAATCAGTTCGTTTTGGTGCGACAATGGTCATGATCGGTTCATTATTTGCTGGACACGAGGAATCTCCGGGAGAAACAAAAGTGGAGAATGGTGTCGTGTATAAGGAATACTTCGGCAGTGCATCAGAGTTCCAAAAAGGCGAGAAGAAGAATGTTGAAGGAAAGAAAATTTGGATTCAGCATAAAGGCAGCTTAGTTGATACGTTAGTTGAAATGCAGCAAGATTTACAATCATCGATTTCTTATGCAGGCGGTCGAGATCTTGAAGCCATACGTAAAGTTGATTACGTTATTGTGAAGAATTCGATTTTTAATGGAGATACTATTTAG
- a CDS encoding PLP-dependent aminotransferase family protein produces MWTLKKEKNVPIYISIIDLILSYIKNGELLPGERLPSERKLADLFNVNRSTVVHALDELVALGWIIRKQGSGTIVNEGKWGITTAPRTNWRNYLEQNAFAKVDPFVEQIEGLIRSSKENVLDLYTGELPLDLIPSFAFPPLTWKHFLEEEQQDDLGYLPLRTSLSREMEKEYRFSLPAESILITSGAQQALFLILQVLLSPGDSVAIEDPSFFYALPIFQAAGIRLYGVKMNQEGICLDELERAIRQHRIKMVMVNPSFQNPTGKTMSMKRREGLVKLCQEYQIPILEDDVFAKLNFIPSEEIPPLKKLDPENVLYISSLSKILGSTTKIGWLSAPASVNQQIAEARKMMDFSLSIFPQVLANLALTDEDYSRKTATLTHEVEARGQAVYDVVTQLSDWEAEKPKGGYYLWAKWRHGELRQKDWAIFLQEGLLIAPSFFYSEKRDSIRINFSRVSQQDVTAFQEKLARITEKIRLDFPGL; encoded by the coding sequence ATGTGGACGTTAAAGAAAGAAAAAAATGTTCCTATCTATATCAGCATTATCGATCTGATTCTTTCATACATAAAAAATGGGGAACTTCTTCCAGGTGAACGTTTGCCTTCCGAAAGAAAATTGGCTGATTTATTCAATGTGAATCGCTCAACAGTCGTTCATGCATTAGATGAATTAGTAGCTTTAGGCTGGATCATAAGGAAACAAGGAAGCGGAACGATCGTCAATGAAGGGAAATGGGGGATCACTACCGCTCCAAGAACGAATTGGCGTAATTATCTGGAACAAAATGCTTTCGCAAAAGTTGATCCTTTTGTTGAACAAATCGAAGGGCTTATTCGATCGTCAAAAGAAAATGTACTGGATCTTTATACAGGTGAACTGCCATTGGATCTGATTCCCAGCTTTGCTTTTCCGCCACTTACATGGAAGCATTTTTTAGAAGAGGAGCAGCAGGATGATTTAGGCTATTTGCCATTACGAACCTCACTAAGTCGAGAGATGGAGAAGGAATATCGTTTTAGCTTGCCGGCTGAAAGCATATTGATTACCTCAGGTGCACAGCAAGCACTATTTTTGATTTTGCAGGTTTTGTTATCTCCAGGAGACAGTGTAGCTATCGAAGATCCCTCTTTTTTTTATGCACTGCCTATTTTCCAAGCCGCTGGAATTCGTCTATATGGTGTGAAAATGAATCAGGAAGGAATCTGTTTAGATGAATTGGAAAGAGCGATTCGTCAGCATCGAATCAAAATGGTCATGGTCAATCCATCATTCCAGAATCCTACAGGCAAAACAATGTCAATGAAACGACGTGAGGGCTTAGTCAAGCTTTGTCAAGAATATCAGATCCCGATTTTAGAAGATGATGTTTTTGCAAAATTAAATTTTATTCCAAGTGAGGAAATTCCACCGTTAAAAAAACTAGATCCTGAAAATGTGCTCTATATTAGTTCCTTGTCCAAAATTTTAGGGTCAACGACCAAAATCGGTTGGCTAAGTGCTCCAGCCTCTGTTAATCAACAAATAGCAGAAGCAAGGAAGATGATGGATTTTTCTTTGAGTATTTTTCCGCAGGTTTTAGCGAATCTAGCATTGACAGATGAGGACTATTCAAGAAAAACCGCTACGTTGACACACGAGGTTGAAGCAAGAGGGCAAGCTGTTTATGACGTTGTCACTCAACTGTCTGATTGGGAAGCTGAAAAGCCGAAGGGTGGTTATTATCTCTGGGCTAAATGGCGGCATGGAGAATTACGACAAAAAGACTGGGCTATATTTTTACAAGAAGGATTGCTGATTGCGCCTAGCTTTTTTTACAGTGAGAAGCGTGATAGTATTCGCATCAACTTTTCTAGAGTCAGTCAACAAGATGTTACAGCGTTTCAAGAAAAGCTTGCTCGTATCACCGAAAAAATTAGATTAGATTTCCCAGGACTATGA
- a CDS encoding permease prefix domain 1-containing protein, protein MKTIKDYIDSLFLGVVETSQTKQLKEDLLANAEDRYEDLKSQGKSENEAIGSVIAGFGSIDELLDEMNIKQEYIDEKGYEIDEITLEEANDFLSIRHRGATLIGIGVMLIMLGAALCFASAGITASTENMGFGLLFLFVGAAIGVPLFIIAGTSMTSSNKKLDDRFISLQVKNAVKKRKEQFQRSFVFCIVIGVSLCILSIIPIVFMSLTDFSEANEFIGVGGMFAIASFGVFFLIFGGVIMGSFTKMIEQTYFISDEDKPGPKATAERNKKMPLWLQTIEKIYWPIVTGIFFLQGFFLGNWGTAWTIFPVAGILFWILESIFGEE, encoded by the coding sequence ATGAAAACAATCAAAGACTATATCGACAGCTTATTTCTTGGAGTAGTTGAAACAAGTCAAACGAAACAATTAAAAGAGGACTTGTTGGCGAATGCTGAGGACCGCTATGAAGATTTAAAAAGTCAGGGAAAATCTGAAAACGAAGCCATTGGCAGTGTGATTGCCGGATTTGGTTCAATTGATGAGTTGCTGGATGAAATGAATATCAAACAAGAATACATTGATGAAAAAGGCTATGAAATCGATGAAATCACTCTTGAAGAAGCGAATGATTTCTTGAGCATCCGACACAGAGGAGCGACATTGATCGGCATAGGTGTTATGTTGATCATGCTGGGAGCTGCACTTTGTTTTGCTTCTGCTGGAATAACAGCAAGTACAGAAAATATGGGATTTGGTCTGTTGTTTCTATTTGTTGGAGCGGCCATTGGTGTGCCGTTATTTATTATTGCGGGAACAAGTATGACTAGCTCAAATAAAAAGCTGGATGACCGATTTATTTCTTTGCAAGTTAAAAATGCAGTGAAAAAGCGAAAAGAGCAGTTTCAGCGTTCATTTGTCTTTTGTATCGTGATAGGTGTTTCTTTGTGTATTTTATCGATCATTCCGATTGTCTTTATGTCTTTGACTGATTTTTCAGAGGCAAATGAGTTTATCGGTGTCGGCGGTATGTTCGCGATTGCTTCCTTTGGTGTTTTCTTTCTTATTTTTGGCGGTGTGATCATGGGTAGTTTTACTAAGATGATCGAACAAACTTATTTTATTTCTGATGAGGATAAACCTGGACCTAAAGCTACCGCGGAACGAAATAAAAAAATGCCGCTTTGGCTGCAAACTATAGAAAAAATTTATTGGCCCATCGTAACAGGAATTTTCTTTCTACAAGGTTTTTTCTTAGGAAACTGGGGAACTGCTTGGACAATTTTTCCTGTAGCAGGAATACTCTTTTGGATTTTGGAGAGTATTTTCGGTGAGGAATAA
- a CDS encoding MBL fold metallo-hydrolase → MLTIERILTGIIQENCYLIYNEENLLIIDPGAEAERIIPLIEKTEKKPIAILLTHTHYDHIGAVEELRHHYHIPVYVSPLEQEWLSNPILNLSGLGRHDDMADIIVQPAEVEFEMTDYELGGIKFSVVPTPGHSIGSVSLIFDDFVVTGDALFKGSIGRTDLHTGDMEQLLHSIRTYLFTLPDEFPAYPGHGDATTIEHEKKTNPFFN, encoded by the coding sequence ATGTTAACCATCGAACGTATCCTGACAGGTATCATCCAGGAGAATTGCTACTTAATCTATAATGAAGAAAATCTTTTGATCATCGATCCAGGGGCAGAAGCTGAACGAATTATTCCCTTGATCGAAAAAACTGAGAAAAAACCAATCGCTATTTTACTTACACATACACATTATGATCATATAGGAGCTGTTGAAGAGCTGCGCCATCACTATCATATTCCTGTGTACGTGAGTCCACTGGAACAAGAATGGTTATCGAACCCTATTTTAAATCTATCTGGATTAGGCAGACATGATGATATGGCAGATATTATTGTTCAGCCTGCAGAAGTGGAATTCGAAATGACTGATTATGAACTTGGCGGAATCAAATTTTCTGTTGTGCCAACACCTGGTCATTCTATTGGAAGTGTTAGTTTGATTTTTGATGATTTTGTAGTAACCGGAGATGCTTTATTCAAAGGAAGCATTGGCCGAACTGATTTGCATACAGGGGACATGGAACAGCTGCTTCACAGCATCAGAACCTATCTTTTTACTTTGCCTGATGAATTCCCTGCTTACCCGGGACATGGCGATGCGACAACGATCGAGCATGAAAAGAAAACCAATCCTTTTTTCAATTAA
- the guaD gene encoding guanine deaminase, with amino-acid sequence MFKFVVKGTAFTSRDQKNVEILQDSLFCISEDGLIAKIIQPNDAGYAETIQEYSAKGQLQELASDQYILPGFVDLHIHAPQWAQAGTALDLPLYEWLNTYTFPLEAKFSDQAFADQVYSDLVSQLLKNGTTTALYFATVHRKASLRLAEICSEKGQRGLVGKVVMDDPEQNPEYYRDEDDKTAISETEAFIQEVLELNKRTPQGVYPVVTPRFIPSCTDKSLEGLGALAAKYDVHIQSHCSESDWAHEYVKERFGKNDAVALNEFGLLSEKAVMAHCGFLSDEDMQLFAEKGTAVAHCPISNAYFGNAVTPVAKLLNEYQVEVGLGSDISGGFSPSLFDNIKQAVISSRMLEDGVDKDCCSDKRGVKGSSLTLNEAFYLATAGGGESLSLPIGKLAVDYAWDVQFVTTKDLPVFSETEPLLDIFQKIIYLSRPESIQEVWVQARKVYDKSLEQRKEEK; translated from the coding sequence TTGTTTAAATTTGTTGTAAAAGGAACGGCGTTTACTAGCCGTGATCAAAAGAATGTAGAAATTTTACAGGATTCATTGTTTTGTATTTCAGAAGATGGGCTGATTGCAAAAATCATTCAGCCGAATGATGCAGGATACGCAGAGACGATCCAGGAATATTCAGCAAAAGGACAATTGCAGGAGCTGGCATCAGATCAATATATTTTACCGGGGTTCGTTGATCTCCATATTCATGCTCCCCAATGGGCACAAGCAGGAACGGCATTAGATCTTCCTTTGTATGAATGGCTGAATACCTATACGTTTCCGCTAGAGGCGAAGTTTTCTGATCAAGCATTTGCGGACCAAGTGTATTCAGATTTAGTTTCACAGCTATTAAAAAACGGTACGACGACAGCTTTATATTTTGCCACAGTTCATCGAAAGGCAAGTCTTCGTTTAGCAGAAATCTGCAGTGAAAAAGGGCAAAGGGGTCTTGTTGGAAAAGTCGTCATGGATGATCCTGAGCAAAATCCTGAGTACTATCGTGATGAGGATGATAAAACAGCTATTTCAGAGACAGAAGCTTTTATCCAAGAGGTGCTGGAACTTAATAAGCGAACGCCTCAAGGGGTGTATCCAGTTGTTACACCAAGGTTTATTCCTAGTTGTACAGATAAATCGTTAGAAGGGCTAGGTGCCTTAGCAGCAAAATATGATGTTCATATTCAATCTCACTGCAGTGAAAGCGACTGGGCTCATGAATACGTTAAGGAACGTTTTGGAAAAAATGATGCCGTTGCGCTGAACGAGTTTGGTCTATTGAGTGAAAAAGCAGTTATGGCTCATTGTGGCTTTCTTTCTGATGAAGACATGCAGTTGTTTGCTGAAAAAGGGACAGCAGTAGCTCATTGTCCAATCTCTAATGCCTATTTTGGTAACGCAGTGACGCCGGTTGCAAAATTGCTCAACGAGTATCAGGTAGAAGTAGGATTAGGCAGTGATATATCTGGTGGTTTTTCTCCAAGTTTATTTGACAATATCAAGCAAGCTGTCATATCATCTAGAATGTTAGAAGATGGAGTCGATAAAGATTGTTGTAGCGATAAACGTGGTGTGAAAGGCTCTAGTTTAACGTTAAATGAAGCATTTTATTTAGCTACTGCAGGTGGCGGCGAATCGTTGAGTCTGCCGATTGGCAAATTAGCTGTGGATTATGCTTGGGATGTTCAATTTGTTACAACGAAAGATTTACCGGTTTTTTCTGAAACAGAACCTTTGCTGGATATATTCCAAAAAATCATCTACTTGTCTCGTCCTGAAAGTATTCAAGAAGTTTGGGTGCAAGCAAGAAAAGTTTACGATAAATCATTGGAACAACGAAAGGAAGAAAAATAA
- a CDS encoding MurR/RpiR family transcriptional regulator encodes MQQNIILTIQDHLKTLPGSEQKVAEYILNHTNEVISLSAQELAKKSGSSPAAIIRFCRSIEVNGFTDLKLQLSANLGAVDTQMYTEVENGETTAAIKEKLQHRLVHVLERTNEHLEVEAVDQAVRAVEEAEIIFVYGLGASSLVAQDIYQKFTRLGLSVFFTMDLHLFASALGTNQLKGLFIGISNSGTNPETNALAELAIEKELPVVALTADRESDLAQKSDILLLTPKGEEAPLRSAATVSLTAQLYVVDVLFFAYGAKNYDKTLEKIQHSRGAVEILKGYKV; translated from the coding sequence ATGCAGCAAAACATTATTTTAACCATTCAGGATCATTTGAAAACACTACCTGGTTCTGAACAAAAAGTTGCTGAATACATTTTAAATCATACAAATGAAGTTATCAGTTTAAGCGCACAGGAATTGGCAAAAAAATCCGGCTCAAGTCCCGCAGCGATCATTCGTTTTTGTCGTTCGATTGAAGTCAACGGCTTTACAGATTTAAAACTGCAACTATCAGCTAATCTTGGCGCAGTTGATACACAGATGTATACAGAAGTTGAAAATGGAGAAACGACAGCAGCCATAAAAGAAAAACTACAGCATCGTTTAGTCCATGTTTTAGAACGAACCAACGAACATTTAGAAGTTGAGGCAGTTGATCAGGCAGTCCGTGCTGTTGAGGAAGCAGAAATCATTTTTGTTTATGGATTAGGAGCCTCTTCACTAGTTGCTCAAGACATCTATCAAAAATTTACACGGCTTGGTTTAAGTGTTTTCTTTACGATGGATCTACATTTATTTGCCTCCGCTTTAGGTACTAATCAATTGAAGGGGTTATTTATTGGGATCTCAAATTCTGGAACAAATCCTGAAACCAATGCATTGGCAGAATTAGCGATTGAAAAGGAACTACCAGTTGTTGCTTTGACAGCAGATCGTGAATCCGATTTAGCACAAAAAAGCGACATTCTACTACTGACACCTAAAGGAGAAGAAGCGCCTTTGAGAAGTGCTGCTACAGTGTCATTGACTGCACAGCTCTATGTCGTGGATGTGCTGTTCTTTGCTTATGGAGCGAAGAATTATGATAAAACGCTAGAAAAAATTCAGCATTCTAGAGGAGCAGTTGAGATTTTGAAAGGGTATAAAGTTTGA
- a CDS encoding ECF transporter S component, producing the protein MTKQRSTTSIVFIGLFTALTILGTMLKIPLPTGAFVHLGNAVLLLAVLLIGYKRGALAGGLGFAIFDLLNGFAAEAPYFILESFIVGGAAALMILFFHRRLDAIWKIIVIASVTGIAKIIMTQLKNTVMGLMAGADFKVAFASALSKLPATLVNVATTIIIVSLVYFPLKKAMSVIFSKQSF; encoded by the coding sequence ATGACAAAACAACGTTCAACAACTTCGATCGTTTTTATCGGACTATTTACTGCACTAACGATTTTAGGAACGATGCTGAAAATCCCCTTACCAACAGGTGCCTTTGTTCATTTAGGGAATGCTGTTTTATTATTGGCAGTTTTGCTGATTGGATATAAAAGAGGCGCCTTAGCTGGTGGCTTAGGCTTTGCCATTTTTGATTTATTGAATGGTTTTGCTGCCGAAGCCCCTTATTTCATTTTGGAGAGTTTCATTGTTGGGGGCGCTGCAGCGTTGATGATTCTCTTTTTCCATCGAAGACTAGATGCCATTTGGAAAATCATTGTCATTGCAAGTGTTACTGGCATAGCCAAAATCATCATGACACAATTAAAAAATACTGTTATGGGTCTTATGGCTGGAGCAGATTTTAAGGTGGCATTCGCAAGTGCACTTTCCAAGCTGCCTGCTACATTAGTGAATGTTGCAACGACAATTATTATCGTGAGTCTTGTTTATTTTCCATTAAAAAAAGCCATGTCGGTTATTTTTTCTAAGCAATCATTTTAG